The following proteins are co-located in the Cyanobacteria bacterium GSL.Bin1 genome:
- a CDS encoding RNA-binding protein, producing the protein MSVRLYVGNLPKDTVERQELQEVFGEADDSLSIKVIKDRKTGNCRGFAFVTVPSDEKADEIIEKYNGQTFRENALKIEKALPRNKNKGDENTPEGEKEGSEARESSHPTKQKNKEGAASNKRRGKGSKKSKQPAAGSSNSNSSTQPDPRWADELAKLKEMLNAVEK; encoded by the coding sequence ATGTCTGTGCGTCTTTACGTGGGCAATTTACCAAAAGATACAGTAGAGCGACAAGAACTGCAAGAGGTTTTTGGAGAAGCGGATGATTCTTTATCAATTAAAGTCATTAAAGATCGCAAGACAGGAAACTGTCGCGGCTTTGCTTTTGTGACCGTCCCTAGTGACGAAAAAGCGGATGAAATTATTGAGAAATATAATGGTCAAACGTTCCGAGAAAATGCTCTAAAGATTGAAAAAGCACTACCCCGTAATAAAAATAAAGGGGACGAAAATACACCAGAAGGAGAAAAAGAAGGGTCAGAAGCTCGTGAATCTTCCCATCCAACAAAACAAAAAAATAAGGAGGGTGCCGCCAGTAATAAGCGACGGGGTAAAGGGAGTAAGAAATCGAAACAACCCGCAGCAGGTAGCAGCAATAGCAATAGCTCAACTCAACCCGATCCGCGCTGGGCAGATGAATTAGCTAAACTCAAGGAAATGTTAAATGCGGTTGAGAAATAA